In Wolbachia endosymbiont of Spodoptera picta, a single window of DNA contains:
- the cysS gene encoding cysteine--tRNA ligase: MVKLYNTLTKKKEPFTPIDKDHIKMYVCGPTVYDTAHIGNARSIVVYDVLFRLLKFCYGKVTYVRNITDIDDKIINAANEKNSNIESISKYYTKTFHEDMESINCAEPTYEPKATENIDNIIKLIESLLQAGHAYESNKHVYFSVESYPEYGVLSGKKIDELNYGSRVEVGENKKHPGDFVLWKPANETDYKLSSHWNSPWGEGRPGWHIECSAMSYAYLGKDFDIHGGGIDLQFPHHENEIAQSKSAFAESTFAKYWIHNGFLTVNEEKMSKSLFNIVKVRDLLDSGVRGEVIRYVLLKTHYRKPLDWTENVISESQETLNKFYRLLRSTCIKESDAEVSKDFIEALKNDLNIPEAVAILHEMATEINKTSNECERLKLTKKFVKSARFIGLLESSYQEWFASGVSHQEIERLIDLRKVAKQNKDYDTADKIREQLKQMGVTISDNEDGTTTWYGKLSPIVYR; this comes from the coding sequence ATGGTTAAGCTTTACAACACTTTAACAAAAAAAAAAGAGCCCTTTACACCGATCGATAAAGATCATATAAAAATGTACGTTTGTGGGCCAACAGTATATGATACAGCACATATAGGTAATGCACGTTCTATTGTTGTTTACGATGTATTATTTCGACTGCTTAAATTTTGTTATGGAAAAGTTACTTATGTGCGTAATATAACCGACATCGATGACAAGATAATCAATGCAGCAAATGAGAAAAATAGTAATATAGAAAGCATTAGCAAATATTACACTAAAACTTTTCATGAAGACATGGAAAGCATAAATTGTGCAGAACCAACATATGAACCAAAAGCAACGGAAAACATAGATAACATTATCAAGTTAATTGAGTCTTTGCTGCAAGCTGGTCATGCTTATGAATCCAATAAACATGTATATTTTAGTGTAGAATCTTACCCTGAATACGGCGTTTTATCAGGAAAAAAAATTGATGAACTAAACTACGGTAGTAGAGTTGAAGTTGGTGAAAATAAAAAACACCCAGGAGACTTCGTACTTTGGAAACCTGCAAACGAAACTGACTATAAACTTTCAAGTCACTGGAATAGTCCATGGGGAGAGGGAAGACCAGGGTGGCATATAGAATGTTCAGCAATGTCATATGCTTACCTTGGCAAAGATTTTGATATTCACGGTGGCGGTATAGACTTGCAATTTCCTCATCATGAGAATGAAATTGCGCAGAGTAAATCTGCATTTGCTGAGTCAACGTTTGCAAAATATTGGATACACAACGGTTTTCTTACGGTAAATGAAGAGAAAATGAGCAAATCATTATTTAATATAGTCAAAGTAAGGGATTTGCTAGATAGTGGAGTCAGAGGTGAAGTAATACGTTATGTACTGCTCAAAACTCACTATAGAAAACCACTTGATTGGACAGAAAATGTTATCTCTGAGTCGCAAGAAACTTTAAACAAGTTTTATCGGTTATTACGTAGTACATGTATTAAGGAAAGTGATGCAGAAGTCTCTAAAGATTTTATAGAGGCTTTGAAAAACGATTTAAACATTCCTGAAGCTGTAGCCATATTGCATGAAATGGCCACAGAAATCAATAAGACAAGTAATGAATGTGAGAGGCTCAAATTAACTAAGAAGTTTGTTAAAAGCGCAAGGTTCATTGGTCTTCTTGAGTCAAGTTATCAAGAGTGGTTTGCAAGTGGTGTGAGTCATCAAGAAATAGAAAGGTTGATAGACTTAAGAAAAGTAGCAAAACAAAATAAAGATTATGATACTGCAGACAAAATAAGAGAGCAATTGAAACAAATGGGGGTTACAATTTCTGACAACGAAGATGGTACAACAACTTGGTATGGAAAATTATCTCCTATTGTTTATAGATAG
- a CDS encoding YqaA family protein, translated as MENYLLLFIDSLVSSLILPIHQGFVLYTMLCFRSNYDQLLILLFGVLGSSLGGIANWYLGRITIFIRRSHHKLENEDKTPKIVRHLLICAVALLSWVPPLGSVTQILSGYFKLNLYILVPLIILSNFLCLLYLTFTI; from the coding sequence ATGGAAAATTATCTCCTATTGTTTATAGATAGCCTAGTATCATCGCTTATCTTACCCATACATCAAGGTTTTGTACTTTACACTATGTTATGCTTTAGGTCAAACTACGATCAACTACTTATATTACTTTTTGGAGTATTAGGATCCAGTCTTGGTGGAATAGCTAACTGGTATTTAGGTAGAATAACAATTTTTATCAGAAGATCACATCACAAATTAGAGAATGAAGACAAAACACCAAAAATTGTAAGGCACCTACTGATTTGTGCAGTTGCATTGCTTTCGTGGGTACCACCACTTGGAAGTGTGACTCAGATTTTATCCGGTTACTTCAAGTTAAACCTTTATATTCTTGTTCCCTTAATTATTTTATCTAACTTCCTCTGTTTGTTGTATCTAACGTTTACCATCTAA
- a CDS encoding YhdP family protein gives MLKKIALSFSIILLFIFCFFIPFKGEGPLEINISYINFYIKKKILKIFTNSDVSMESTSVIWQKDGKLVITDLKITNPDFTIEVPELFVHFKLSSKKFSQVLAGNVHIYIKKEETRGITTSVMTDKMSSTKNLLKTIRKIFFYLNADSRIEITNIAINRNMEGEFFIDKVYVGKEENFNVLDIRVHTKDKKGILDDLSIMIKNRNNLLNLYGTFYNLKLGLFNEFSTLVKSYNLDKEIGFKGNFSMRINGKDEVMDGNIYVLNTESHSGKNLALTNVNVNLTYSDEIISVKNFHFKLNDTYLSLIGKMNFGTNHALLRVNISKLVAKDLCTYVPDGLVNNEFRKWYCNNIDGNIINTIISFNGKIDSLINDDLSGIVIVADIENGSVQFDEDFERVENLNGELTLKDNNLKIIVNRAKFQNFTINSGHIEMNSLNKEDSVLTINGQAVSDAYGLYEPIKFKLDDVVKFERDKVGGIANSIFNFRIFNLNGDSKKVDFSANFYSEIDNLVVYNESLGKYDIKLDFGRDFIDLNGSGMVNNTQLLFDLKSSNKNENFAWSLTGGLPAQILNFGDGYINANIESVMYQDKTGYVNGNIDLSELELRSSYLGWKNHFEDHNEVLFSTRLKGAGKLLIDKLDVVGNDLDIKFSGRVENGNLYLNSSNFKLPDNNFSIEIESGKEKNVIIIHGEKINLSDVLGLLGKDSNRLNNKIEVTMNVDNIIMKEGIIIKDAKLNVTCAKGDCSGSQFTGQFLEDNSNILVEHSEIGLEIYADNSGMLLRSLGIGKSVKNGKLSLYLSSKRENGEHYGMLSISNFYIKDAPLLTTLLSMSSLPGIVNAIKNEGVHFYKCNAPFSYKDGTVEIEESWLEGAELGISTSGTLDIKGYKFQVEGQVIPAYSINKSLLKIPIIGKLLTGGKSRGIISIDYKANGDDKNNNVSVNPISSLTPSLLKRLLGVFDRIMTKTNKSILKGSLKKKFSSI, from the coding sequence ATGCTTAAAAAAATAGCTCTATCATTTTCTATAATTTTATTATTTATATTCTGCTTCTTTATCCCTTTTAAAGGGGAAGGTCCTTTAGAAATCAATATTAGTTATATTAATTTTTATATAAAGAAAAAAATATTAAAGATATTTACCAATTCGGATGTCAGCATGGAGAGTACCTCGGTTATTTGGCAGAAAGATGGCAAGCTAGTCATTACAGATTTAAAAATAACAAATCCTGACTTTACCATAGAAGTTCCTGAGCTTTTCGTACACTTTAAGTTAAGTTCCAAAAAGTTCTCTCAGGTTTTAGCTGGTAATGTACACATATATATCAAAAAGGAAGAGACCAGAGGAATAACAACATCTGTAATGACAGATAAGATGAGTAGTACAAAAAATCTGCTGAAGACAATAAGAAAAATTTTTTTCTACTTAAATGCAGACTCAAGGATTGAAATTACTAACATTGCTATCAATAGAAATATGGAAGGTGAATTCTTCATTGATAAAGTATATGTAGGAAAGGAGGAAAATTTTAATGTTTTGGATATTCGTGTTCATACAAAAGATAAAAAGGGGATTCTAGATGATTTATCTATTATGATAAAAAATCGCAATAATTTGTTAAATTTGTATGGAACATTTTATAACCTAAAGTTGGGGCTATTTAACGAGTTTTCCACACTAGTTAAAAGTTACAATTTGGACAAAGAAATAGGGTTCAAAGGGAACTTCTCAATGAGAATTAATGGAAAGGATGAAGTTATGGATGGAAACATATACGTGTTAAATACAGAGAGTCACTCAGGTAAAAACTTAGCCTTGACTAATGTAAATGTAAATTTGACATATAGTGATGAAATCATTAGCGTAAAAAACTTTCATTTTAAGTTAAATGATACTTACCTTTCTTTGATTGGCAAAATGAACTTTGGCACAAATCATGCTTTGCTTAGAGTTAATATTAGTAAACTTGTTGCAAAAGATTTATGTACTTATGTACCAGATGGTCTAGTGAACAATGAATTTAGAAAGTGGTATTGTAATAATATTGATGGGAATATTATAAATACAATTATAAGTTTTAACGGTAAAATCGATAGTTTAATAAATGATGATCTGTCAGGTATTGTAATTGTTGCTGATATAGAAAATGGCAGCGTTCAATTTGATGAGGATTTTGAACGAGTAGAGAACTTGAACGGTGAGTTAACTCTCAAGGATAACAATCTCAAAATTATTGTAAATAGAGCTAAGTTTCAGAATTTTACTATCAATAGTGGTCATATTGAAATGAACTCTCTCAATAAAGAAGATTCTGTTCTTACCATTAATGGTCAGGCTGTAAGTGATGCTTATGGGTTATATGAGCCTATAAAATTTAAGCTGGATGATGTAGTAAAATTTGAAAGAGATAAAGTAGGTGGAATAGCAAATTCTATATTCAATTTTCGTATTTTTAATCTAAATGGTGATAGTAAAAAAGTGGACTTCTCAGCAAATTTCTATTCTGAAATTGATAATTTGGTCGTATATAATGAAAGTCTTGGTAAGTATGATATTAAGCTTGATTTCGGCAGAGATTTTATTGATTTAAATGGCAGTGGTATGGTAAATAATACACAGCTGCTATTTGACCTCAAAAGTAGCAATAAAAATGAAAATTTTGCCTGGAGTTTGACTGGAGGTTTACCTGCTCAAATACTTAATTTCGGTGATGGTTATATCAATGCAAATATAGAGTCAGTAATGTATCAAGACAAAACAGGGTATGTTAATGGTAATATAGATTTATCAGAGCTCGAGTTGCGTTCAAGCTACTTAGGGTGGAAAAACCATTTTGAAGATCACAATGAAGTTTTATTTTCTACAAGGCTAAAAGGAGCAGGTAAGTTACTAATAGATAAACTAGATGTTGTAGGAAATGATCTAGACATAAAATTTAGCGGAAGAGTAGAAAATGGAAATCTATATTTAAATTCTAGCAACTTTAAATTACCTGATAATAATTTTAGTATAGAAATTGAATCAGGTAAGGAGAAAAATGTCATAATTATTCACGGTGAGAAAATCAACTTAAGTGATGTGTTAGGTTTACTTGGCAAAGATAGTAATCGATTAAATAACAAAATAGAAGTTACTATGAATGTTGATAATATAATTATGAAAGAAGGAATTATCATAAAAGATGCTAAGCTAAATGTAACTTGTGCTAAAGGTGATTGTAGTGGAAGTCAATTCACAGGACAGTTTTTAGAAGATAACAGTAATATACTAGTAGAACATAGTGAAATAGGGCTTGAAATATACGCGGATAATTCAGGTATGCTTTTGCGTTCTTTAGGTATTGGTAAATCAGTTAAAAATGGCAAATTATCTCTTTATCTATCTTCTAAGAGAGAAAATGGAGAACATTATGGTATGTTATCTATCAGCAATTTCTATATCAAAGATGCTCCACTGCTTACCACTTTATTATCAATGTCTTCACTGCCTGGTATTGTAAATGCTATAAAGAACGAAGGTGTACATTTTTATAAGTGTAATGCACCTTTTTCATATAAAGATGGCACTGTTGAAATTGAAGAATCTTGGCTTGAAGGAGCGGAACTAGGCATTAGCACTAGTGGTACGCTCGATATTAAGGGTTATAAATTCCAGGTTGAAGGACAAGTAATACCGGCATACTCAATTAACAAATCTTTGTTGAAAATCCCTATAATCGGAAAACTTCTGACTGGTGGGAAGAGTAGGGGGATTATTTCAATAGACTACAAAGCAAATGGTGATGATAAAAACAACAACGTATCTGTTAATCCTATCTCTTCGCTAACCCCAAGCTTACTTAAGAGGTTATTAGGAGTATTTGATCGTATTATGACAAAAACTAATAAAAGCATTTTAAAAGGTAGTTTGAAGAAGAAATTTAGCTCAATATGA
- a CDS encoding heme o synthase — protein sequence MYISALLNVESTILDFWHLLKPRIMYLVVFTAIAGMVAAPGSIHPFLALISLMCIALGSGSAGAINMWYDRDIDLLMERTKNRPIPSGRVSAESALEFGITLGILSVFIMAIAVNHVSAALLAISILFYVFVYTIWLKRRTPQNIVIGGAAGAFPPMIGWAVVTDSVSWESCILFLIIFMWTPPHFWALSLNRSEDYTKASIPMFNIVYGPEKTRKYILIYSVLLVLTSLLPALFLKKALFYLSMAIIEGCVFIWFAASVIRLKSHSSQKKMFSYSISYLFSLFASVIYCSIDLF from the coding sequence GTGTATATAAGTGCTTTGTTAAACGTTGAATCGACAATATTGGACTTTTGGCATTTGCTGAAGCCAAGGATAATGTACCTTGTAGTGTTTACTGCAATTGCTGGAATGGTTGCTGCACCAGGTAGCATTCATCCTTTCCTTGCACTAATATCTCTTATGTGCATTGCTCTTGGTTCAGGATCTGCAGGTGCAATAAATATGTGGTATGACAGAGATATAGACTTGCTTATGGAGAGAACAAAAAACCGCCCTATACCTTCAGGTAGAGTTTCTGCAGAAAGCGCGCTTGAATTTGGCATAACTCTTGGAATATTGTCAGTATTTATCATGGCAATAGCAGTGAACCATGTTTCTGCTGCTTTGCTTGCAATTAGCATATTATTTTATGTTTTTGTGTATACAATTTGGCTCAAAAGGCGTACTCCGCAGAATATTGTTATTGGTGGTGCAGCAGGTGCTTTTCCTCCAATGATTGGCTGGGCGGTTGTAACTGACTCTGTAAGCTGGGAAAGTTGTATTCTATTTTTAATAATTTTTATGTGGACTCCACCACATTTTTGGGCTCTATCCTTAAATAGATCTGAAGATTATACAAAAGCATCGATTCCAATGTTCAATATCGTTTATGGTCCAGAAAAAACGAGGAAATATATATTAATCTATAGCGTGTTACTCGTATTAACTAGCTTACTTCCAGCACTATTTTTGAAAAAGGCTCTATTTTACCTCAGTATGGCAATTATTGAAGGGTGTGTTTTTATTTGGTTTGCTGCATCCGTTATAAGGCTTAAGAGTCATAGCTCGCAGAAAAAAATGTTTTCTTATTCGATTTCTTATCTATTTTCTCTGTTTGCCAGCGTTATTTACTGCTCTATTGATTTGTTTTAA
- the tatA gene encoding twin-arginine translocase TatA produces MSLGPWQLFLVLIIILVLFGAGRLPQVMGDLGKGIKNLKQELKDSEKLSSNEPDR; encoded by the coding sequence ATGAGTTTAGGTCCATGGCAGCTGTTTCTAGTCTTAATAATAATCTTAGTTCTGTTTGGTGCAGGTAGGTTACCACAAGTTATGGGTGATTTAGGCAAAGGCATTAAAAACCTTAAACAAGAACTTAAGGATTCAGAGAAACTATCATCTAATGAACCAGATCGTTAG
- a CDS encoding exopolysaccharide biosynthesis protein, whose translation MEKSVKLTEDKKLASDILKEVADTNNNDNDKVTLFDIKTALHERGFGILIIIFSLPLSVPIPVPPGYTTILSIPLILFSLQLLFGFDSPWMPNWLERKSFQRSTLALVVEKTSPTLKKIEKFMKPRMSFIFRGPGENILAFIMLLCALSIAIPLPLTNFIPAIGTTLISLGIMSKDGFLSIMGVLVSLCGLLLTLVVIVKGPQLIFGAFSFLKSFVYG comes from the coding sequence GTGGAAAAAAGTGTGAAATTGACTGAAGATAAAAAATTGGCCTCTGATATTCTAAAAGAGGTTGCAGATACTAATAATAACGATAATGATAAAGTAACATTATTTGATATTAAAACAGCTTTACATGAGCGTGGTTTTGGTATTTTAATAATCATCTTCTCTTTACCGCTATCAGTACCTATACCTGTTCCACCTGGCTATACAACCATTCTTTCTATACCTTTAATCTTATTTTCACTGCAGCTTCTATTTGGGTTTGATTCTCCTTGGATGCCTAATTGGCTAGAAAGGAAATCTTTTCAACGTTCAACACTAGCTCTCGTGGTAGAGAAAACTTCACCTACATTAAAAAAAATAGAAAAGTTCATGAAACCAAGAATGTCTTTCATTTTTCGTGGTCCTGGTGAAAATATTTTAGCATTTATAATGCTGCTTTGTGCATTATCGATAGCAATCCCACTTCCTTTAACTAACTTCATTCCTGCAATTGGTACAACTCTCATTTCACTGGGTATCATGAGCAAAGATGGATTTCTTTCTATAATGGGAGTATTAGTATCATTGTGTGGGTTATTACTTACTCTTGTCGTAATAGTTAAAGGACCACAGCTTATATTTGGAGCATTTTCTTTTCTAAAAAGCTTTGTATATGGTTAA
- the rnhA gene encoding ribonuclease HI: MKKKEVTIYTDGACSGNPGTGGWAAIILFQNHRKNICGGEENTTNNKMELTAVINGLKVLKFPCNISLYTDSLYIKYGITEWINKWKMNGWKTSNKKSVKNIELWKELDDVALQHEINWKWVKAHNGDKYNEEADSLARKAIIDA; this comes from the coding sequence ATGAAGAAAAAGGAAGTGACAATATACACAGATGGAGCATGCTCTGGTAACCCAGGGACAGGAGGATGGGCAGCAATCATATTATTTCAAAATCATAGAAAGAACATCTGTGGTGGAGAAGAAAATACTACAAATAATAAAATGGAGTTAACAGCAGTGATCAATGGACTGAAGGTATTAAAATTTCCTTGTAATATCAGTTTGTATACGGATAGCCTCTATATTAAATACGGTATAACAGAATGGATAAATAAGTGGAAAATGAACGGCTGGAAGACAAGTAATAAGAAGTCAGTAAAAAATATAGAATTATGGAAAGAATTAGACGATGTTGCTTTGCAACATGAGATTAACTGGAAGTGGGTGAAAGCGCATAATGGTGATAAATACAATGAAGAAGCCGACAGCTTAGCAAGAAAAGCAATAATCGATGCTTAA
- a CDS encoding exopolysaccharide biosynthesis protein encodes MEESEKLTEDKKLASDILKEVADTNNNDSDKVTLFDIKTALHERGFSILIIIFSLPLSVPIPVPPGYTTILSIPLILFSLQLLFGFDSPWMPNWLERKSFQRSTLALVVEKTSPTLKKIEKFMKPRMSFIFLGPGEKILAFMMLLCAIIIALPLPFTHFLPAIGITLISLGIMGKDGFLSTLGVLVSFCALLVTLIVIVKGPKLIAGTLSLLKSLIT; translated from the coding sequence GTGGAAGAAAGTGAGAAATTGACTGAAGATAAAAAATTGGCCTCTGATATTCTAAAAGAGGTTGCAGATACCAATAACAACGATAGTGATAAAGTAACATTGTTTGATATTAAAACAGCTTTACATGAACGTGGTTTTAGTATTTTAATAATCATCTTCTCTTTACCGCTATCAGTACCTATACCTGTTCCACCTGGCTATACAACCATTCTTTCTATACCTTTAATCTTATTTTCACTGCAGCTTCTATTTGGGTTTGATTCTCCTTGGATGCCTAATTGGCTAGAAAGGAAATCTTTTCAACGTTCAACACTAGCTCTCGTGGTAGAGAAAACTTCACCTACATTAAAAAAAATAGAAAAGTTCATGAAACCAAGAATGTCTTTTATTTTTCTTGGTCCGGGTGAAAAGATTCTAGCTTTTATGATGTTGCTTTGTGCAATAATAATAGCTCTTCCATTACCTTTTACTCACTTCCTTCCTGCAATTGGTATAACTCTTATTTCACTCGGCATTATGGGTAAAGATGGATTTTTATCTACGTTAGGAGTATTAGTTTCATTCTGTGCGTTATTGGTTACCCTTATTGTAATAGTTAAAGGACCAAAACTTATAGCCGGAACACTTTCTCTTCTTAAAAGCCTTATAACTTAA
- the ctaD gene encoding cytochrome c oxidase subunit I codes for MSDAPKGIRRWLFSTNHKDIGTLYIIFSILAGIIGGLLSVIIRTQLMHINILNNNYQLYNVMITGHAVIMVFFMIMPALMGGFGNWFVPLMIGSPDMAFPRMNNLSFWLLVSSFILLILSVFAGEGPGTGWTLYPPLSQIMSHPSAGVDLAILALHIAGMSSIVGAINFIVTIFNMRAKGMSLTKIPLFVWSILLTSFMLIVALPVLAGAITMLLTDRNIGTSFFDPAGGGDPVLFQHLFWFFGHPEVYIIIFPAFGIISQVVSTFSHRPVFGYMGMVYAMIGIATFGFMVWAHHMFTVGLSEDAAIFFSTSTIFIGVITGVKVFSWIATMWGGAIELKTPMLFALGFIFMFVGGGITGIILSHGGIDKLLHDTYYVVAHFHYVMSLAALFGAFAGFYYWIGKMSGKQYNECLGKIHFWLTFISTNVTFLPQHFLGLAGMPRRIPDYPDAFIPWNYISSIGSYMSFVSVMFFVFIVIHLFKWGKKTGDNPWGGDTLEWTVSSPPPFHTFEKPPVVK; via the coding sequence ATGAGTGATGCACCAAAAGGTATAAGACGTTGGCTGTTTTCTACTAATCACAAAGATATAGGGACACTATACATTATTTTTTCCATATTAGCTGGAATTATTGGTGGATTATTATCGGTAATTATTCGTACTCAGCTAATGCATATTAATATACTTAACAATAATTACCAGCTATATAACGTAATGATTACAGGGCATGCGGTAATAATGGTGTTTTTTATGATAATGCCAGCCTTAATGGGAGGATTTGGTAATTGGTTCGTACCTCTCATGATTGGTTCACCAGATATGGCATTTCCTCGTATGAATAATTTAAGTTTTTGGTTGTTAGTTTCATCTTTTATTTTGCTTATCCTCTCGGTATTTGCTGGCGAAGGTCCTGGAACAGGATGGACTTTATACCCACCTTTGTCGCAAATTATGTCCCACCCAAGTGCAGGAGTTGATCTTGCTATACTTGCACTTCATATTGCTGGTATGTCATCAATTGTTGGGGCGATCAACTTTATAGTTACCATATTCAATATGCGTGCAAAAGGTATGTCACTCACTAAGATACCACTATTTGTTTGGTCTATTTTACTCACATCATTTATGTTAATTGTTGCCTTACCGGTACTTGCTGGTGCTATAACTATGCTGCTCACTGATCGTAATATAGGTACCTCCTTTTTTGATCCTGCTGGTGGTGGTGATCCTGTGTTATTTCAACATCTGTTTTGGTTTTTTGGTCATCCAGAAGTTTACATAATTATTTTTCCTGCATTTGGTATCATCAGTCAGGTTGTGTCAACTTTTTCTCATAGGCCAGTATTTGGTTATATGGGAATGGTTTATGCTATGATAGGAATAGCAACGTTTGGCTTTATGGTTTGGGCTCACCATATGTTTACTGTTGGGCTTAGCGAGGATGCTGCTATATTTTTTAGCACTAGCACAATTTTCATTGGTGTTATAACTGGTGTAAAAGTCTTTAGTTGGATTGCAACTATGTGGGGTGGAGCGATTGAATTGAAGACACCAATGCTATTTGCATTAGGTTTTATTTTCATGTTTGTTGGAGGTGGTATAACAGGGATAATTCTTTCTCACGGTGGAATAGATAAGCTTTTGCACGATACCTATTATGTCGTTGCTCACTTTCACTATGTCATGTCGCTTGCTGCATTATTTGGAGCTTTCGCCGGTTTTTATTATTGGATAGGCAAAATGTCAGGTAAGCAATATAACGAGTGTTTAGGAAAGATACACTTTTGGCTCACTTTTATTAGCACCAATGTCACTTTCTTACCCCAGCATTTCCTGGGATTAGCAGGTATGCCAAGGCGTATACCTGATTATCCCGACGCGTTTATCCCTTGGAATTATATATCCTCAATTGGCTCATATATGTCCTTTGTTTCAGTTATGTTCTTTGTATTTATAGTTATACATCTCTTTAAGTGGGGCAAAAAAACTGGAGATAATCCTTGGGGGGGTGATACCTTAGAGTGGACGGTATCTTCACCACCACCTTTTCATACTTTCGAAAAGCCACCAGTGGTAAAATAA